The window TGAATATGCTCCATACTAGTCCTTTTCCTTTTCAGTTGTGGGAAAGAAGTGGATCCATGATGTATGCAACATAACATAATAAACAATGTTACTCATTGTGCTTTTGACTTTATGTATATAAGTGTAGAATTATAGCTAAGTagattacaaatataaaaatatatatatggccAAATTTCAGTTAAAACATGTCAAGATGTCAGACCAAAACTATTATAAGATATCTGCAAAAAATAAAGAACCATTGcattatatataagaataacGTACGTTGCTTTCAGTTCTTGAAGTTTTCTGCGAGATTCAGCATCATCAGCTAACAAGATGCACATGTCATTACCCTGTAATTCACTCTTGAAATTTGTTTCTCCAGGTCGTGCATAGGATTTGTTGCCTTCAGCTAATGATATGTATGAATCTTCTGGCTGTAACTTTCTCTTGAAGCTCATTTTGTCAAGGTTTAAATGAGTCTGGCCATCATTGCAGGATTCCGCTGTTCTCTCATTTGAGTTTGAGTTTTCAATGCCCAAATTAGACATGGCATCTTCAGCAGACAAAGTGCAAGAGTTTTCTTCTTGAAGTTTTTGGGTGAACGCCAGCGTAGGTTCAAGGGAACTTATGCTGCCATTTCCCAATAGTTGTTGACTAGGACTATTACTTTTCGCTGCAGAGGAATTATTGCTAGTGCTTACGATACTATCTTTTCCATTTGGTAATAAAACTGAATGACTTCTCTCACCATCAATTACAATATCTGAACTTTTAGAGATACCGTTCGTGTCCTTAAATGGTAGGCCATTACTCTCGGTTTTCTTCTTGAAATTTAGGGATTTCACATCTCCATTCTTTTCACTGGATTCTTTCTTATGAAAAACAAGTTTCACATTATTAACTGGTGTAGATATCTGCTTCACATTGGACTTCCCATTGTTTTTAATTGGCATCTTTGGACTAGAAGGTGCATTATCGACCTTGGATAGAGTTAGTTTATCCTCATCACAAGAAGGATCGCCAGCTTGTTTCATACTCACTACTTTATGTGGACCTGCTTTTAGAACTTTAGATGTACCATTGCCATTGATACCATTGTACTTTATACCATTGGTAGTCGACTCCGTGCTGGTAGTTACTGGCCTCTGTTTTGTACGAGagaaaaaaagaatataaacttTCTCCGATAACACTTCCTTAAGTGTTGAAAGAGTAACAAAGGAATCATTGCAGCAATACCAACGATTCATTGGATCCTGTACACATAAAGAAAGCAAATTTTTAAATCTGATTATTACATCACAAAATATCGTAATAATATGAGATATATCAGTAACAGTTTAAAGACCTTGATGTATGCGTAGTAGTGTCCAGAATCCGGGGAGAAGCCAGAATGAACAATGGATGCAAAAAGATTATACTCTGGATGTGGATCCTGATGCATTTAAGAAGTATATTGTATTAAAAATGTACCAAATAAATGACAAAAGCAGATCAAAAGCAACCATATCAGACACAAAACTTCAGATGCATCTTACAAAGAAATTCAGTGAAAAACAACCCATTCATAATACCAAAATAAACAGATTAGCCAGAATGGTACAACACCAATTAATCTGGCACATGCAATAGCTATTACACCAACTTTAGTGTAATAATTACAATAAATACAGACCACGAACAGCCAAAATGATGGCTTAATTATAGTTATCTAACACGGTATCCAGTATATAAGTACGGCAGACAGTATCATTACAGTGATAAATCCAGTAAATTACTTTGGATCGAAGTATGAAACAACAGTTTTTCTCACGCTAAAGCCCTaactaaaccaaaccaaacatagtTGTTATTTATATCCCACTAGGAAGCAGGGTCTGGGTACACAGACCATACTGTTAGGGATAAAAATACGAGATTCGGCTTCTAATGCAAAGCGCactcacaaaaatatattacgcggaaaacccacgtcccaacttgtattattaataaaaaccgttatcaataatacaatcaaccaaacttggatactcaagcctaacAGCACTCAAGCATCCGCTCACAAGCGAcacctaagtctacatcttgagcacacctatcaaacacaatatgactatgtatatatagtcatctcaaacttagttaaatcagaatctaattctGAAATACCTTACTCCAATTAGAATCCAATTCTGAAATCTAACTCAAACCAGAATCCAATTCATATTGGATCAATATCCAACAATCCTTCCCATATTTGTGACCAAGACataccttttataataattgttaaaacatacaattattatccatATATGTTTCGAATCACCCAAGCCATGCTACCattgtaatgggctgatacctaacaaTCCTCCACTTCAGCCCAATACAATTTCATAACTAAATCAACAGTCACCACCAAGATACGGACGTCCATCCACCAATGCCTCCCCTCAATATGTCAATATTTAAAGCTGCCCATGAGAGGTCGAAGATTGTGAATTGTGTAAAGATAGCGTGAATTTTGACGGATGGGAGTAGCTTCATTTATTGGCCTTCGTTAAAGATTAAGAATTTGAACATTTAAATGATTCTCAGCCTATGGACATAATTCTTCACTTCTGTGATGGAAGACTAGTCCCGCTAGTGaccagtgttttttttttttgacaactaGTCCGGACCTCTTTTTGTGACGAGCACTACAGACTGTTCCTATAAGGTCTATGAAAATCAGGGAGGTATAGGGAGGGtgggagggtaagatgtacacAGAATTTACCTCTACTCCAGGGGCTCTTCCCTAAAAAGCCCCAGCTTCTAAAGCATAAAAATACTTGTATAATACAGATATAATATGACATTTCAAGAAACtaaaaaataacaaacactGAAGTATTATATACTAAACTATAATATCAAGTAACAACTGAATTCTAAACAAAAAACAATATGTAGCTGGAAAGCACTACACACCTGGCTTGCTTTGCACATGTAGCTCGAAAGCACCAAAACCTCCTCGAATGCAATTGCCTTGTCAATTTTCCCCCCAAATATGCCCTCAAACCTCTGTCCAACATTATCATACACAAAAACCTTTAACCACAGGTAATCCATGTGAACAAAAACCgcacaataataataacaaaaaagagTGCTACCTTAAGTTGAATCACAAGGACATTTGGAGCTTGTAAAATTGACATTTGCTTCTTTGCCGCAACTAGTTTCTTACAACTAAACAAGCACAGAGTAAATTATGAATGCATATGAACAACCAacctatatttaattaaaaaagtagAGGAGAGACTTACTTATCACATTTGTACTTGTTATTACCATCCAAAACCTCAGCCTGAAAAAACTTATGCAAGGCTTCTTTAAGGGAACCAGAATGCATGACATCAAGGcttatatccataatctcaTCTACCTTATTCGACTCCTTCCCACACGACAAACACTTCACCTGACTCTGCAAAGCACCCCCGAAAATATCCTTAACTACCGAACTACCCCCAATTCCGTCACTCCCGCCACCACCTCCATTCACCACCGCCTTCCCCCCATTCACAACCGCCTTGCGCCTGTGCTGCTGAAGCTTCTTAAGCCGTAAACACGTGTTATGACACGCATCAATAACATACCGCAAAAACTCATGAGCATCCTCCTGTCGCCCGAGACGAAAATGCTCAGCAAACAACCTCAAGCAATTATTTAGCTTGTACGGAGCATCTAGGGTTAGGTCACTAGACAGAGACCGCACAATTCTCCTCTCCAGTATACAAAACGGACAATCACTCTTCCTATCCCGCTCCGCAACAGCTAAATCACCTAAACAATCCCCACAATTCAATCAATTAAACCTACAAAAACGAAATCAatcaattaaaagaaaagagtgaataaacataaaaaaaagcTTACAGAGAGAGGTGTGTTGAGATTTGAGGCAAAAATTAGCGAGCGGAGGAGTGTAGGTCAAGCACTGAAGAACGGAGTTGAGATAACACGAGTTGCCGAGATTTTTCAAACCTAACGGAGGGCGATTGATTTTGCGCTGCTTGGAATTATTAGATTGTTGTTGCCAAGTCATTTGCAAGGCCATGAACGACCTCTCTCACCGGACTCCTCCGCATTGATTACCGATCTCCACGCTCCTCCTCCGCCGTCCGTACACACTCAGGCGAGTCCAGAGAAGAGGGGGTTttgtgttgtttgtgtgtttgtTTTGAAATCTTCTGGTTTGGTTGGGCACTCTGtgagtttgtgtgtgtttttacgTATCTTAAAATATGATATACTTGGCTACTTTGAAAAGTAAAAGAGAGATTACGGGTATTTTTCATTTCTGAATAGGAGTATATTGTATAGAGTTACTAATAAATGATGTGGTTTGTTTTATAGGGAGTGTGCGATCACTGTGAGTTGGTTCAGCGGAGCAACTTGTAACAATTCCTGAATTtagtttataaaattattttaaaatgaattgatttgtgtttttctaatttataattattttcgaTATTCTTATCCTTACATATTTAATGTTGTTAAATTACTTTTTAACTATCAAATTCACTTCACTTGTGTTACCGTTTTTCAACTTGTTTGGTGTTTAACATTAACATTTGGGTTTTTTTCATAACCGCATGatctcttaaatttttttacaaaaatactgttgcaaattttcaatattttaaaaatatcatttttttataaatgagatTGCGGAAGTTACAagtcgtatttttgtaaataatttgaattttttttatttctatagtatttttgtaaataattggtatatttataaatattcctttagatttataaaaatattatctttttaaatattttttaaagattaatAGATGTTTAAAGACAATacattttatgaattattaaatttgatttaattcatTTGTGTAGAATTATTTTGAGTTTATGACTTAAtgtaattattataaaactttgtaaattcaaaaaagttttaaaatatttgacttatttgtataaataataatacatatttacaaatattatctgGTTCAGTAATTCATTCAAATCCTcttgattattaatataataatttcagGATTCCAATACTTGTCAAGGTGAATATGGGacgtaaatataaataatgaaattaattatgatttttttattcatttacaTGCAAATTTTgatcacaataaaaaaataattttaacattattttaaattaatgtatattaaacTCTAACAAATATATCAATAGACAAACCATAGAATATTACAATAGACCCGATCAACTAAAAATCGttttattgtatataatatatttatatgtaacaAATTGAATTCTTATTCAATAAAATCTTcaagttataatttttaataaaatatatatcattgataaaaatattaataacacttTATTAAGCATGATCATAAATGATCCACGTTgttagatttaaaaaaaaacaaacaatttcaCCTTATATTtgtgtaacaaaaaaaaaacttcaccttattttttcaaaaataattctttcataattttaattgaaatactaaataatatgaaatataatcAAAAGTATTTTCTTataggggtgtattggattgagattttaaagcatttttttcattcatgtaTTCCAtcgggattgtttgaaatccattaaaatctcgaggtattcaattgggatgttaaattatgctataaaatctggtggtattcaattaagattttaaattatgctttaaaatccgatgttaatcaattgagattgtttaaaaatcattaaaatctgatggtattcaaatgctgatggatttttttggatttcataaaatgatggattttgtggtatTCTTTAgcgtattttatattttttgaaatcccaccaaaatcaatggatTTTTGACGCATTGTGTTCAAATgctatatattttatcaaaaatcagcacaaaatcaaaatcaaatacaatccattaaaatcaatggactaaaaacaattttttaaaatctcaatcgaatacaccctgttaatttttaatttagttataatttgtggataataatatattaagtaaATGATTTCGATTTGATTACAGCCAAAAAACAGTATTGTGAACATTCTCATAACCTCCTAAAAAAATTTGTTACCATGAAAATTCGGACTCAGAAAATTGTTATGGTAAGCTGGTAACTTAAGACACTTGACTTGGcgggaaaaaagaagaagaagaaagctttacacttaaattttatatcatatgcCACAGCCCACAAGATGTATATGGTAATACTTGTAAATCTTTCTTTTCACAAAGTCATCTGTGTGACAACTGTTCGGTATAATGTACACAAATAGATCAAACACATTGAAAAATGTCCAACCCTTTCTGAGCTATTTCAGACGGGAAGACACCCACATTTCTACTGATTCCTTGCTGCATTTGTAACTAAAACTGCAATGCTTGGTAAAAGAACAGTGTCAGGTAACTGAAAGTAACTTCCAAGTACATTTGTGGCTTCCTTGGAGGTAATGGGCGTATATGCTGCTATATGATGCCGCCTCAGAGAAGAAACACCCTAACAGCTGGTTTTACTCGGTGCATCTATTTAGTAGAGACTGCCGAAGAAGTCAATGGTTCAGATTCATCATGCTGTGACTCATCAGGGGTGCTTTGACCAACTTCTTTTCTTAACTTGGAATTGTTGTAAACAGCTACACCAGCAATGGCTGCATAGAAATGATAATTCATTTCAGTATGAACATAATGTATCAGATAACAAAGCCCAAATGCATCTACATCTATACATAAAGATCGAAGGAATAAATTTTACAggatttaatattatatgacTCCACCCTATAATTATAGATACTTTTGTCAGTTAAAATATCAGAGTTACGTTTTAATCGTAGACCATTAATAGCACAAGCTTCATAAAGTGTCATTAtcatatgatcctggtaagccatCATCCAAGTCCTAACACCTCAAGGTTTCAGGAGAACTAGAACTAAACACGAGTAGATGTCAGTTTTACAATGGTTATGTACTAAAATGCATGGTTTAGTATATTAACTGACAACACTAGAGAGAGAATGCctctttattcatatatttaattttttgctaAGCTAATTTATTTTTGCATCTGCAAGCGCTGAATATGAAGCTTAAAATGAAACCACATTTCAATGACAGAAAAGTCCACTTGACTGACCCGAGAGCTGTAAAATTGCTTGCTTCTATTTAAATACTTACCGATGGCataaccaaacaaattgatgagaGTCAGCTTTGTATCAGCAAAAAGAAGGGCTGATAACAAAACGACCACCCAATCCTTCACAACTCCGGCCACACGAATGGTCAAAGCACTTGTATGGGAGATAACTAGGAACACAGAGAGATTTAGAGCAAAAGTACAAAGTGAGTTAAGTATAAGCACTAGAGGTTGAAAACTCCATGACCCTTGTGCATCCATCTTCGACTTCTCCAAAAATATCCATGGAATCAGCAGGCAAAGAGCGCTGCATCGGAgaacaaatttatacaaaacaacatgattatatatgtaCACACAATATGGTCGCCAGGAATTATAGAACTTAAGCTTTGACCAGGGAAGTACATACCTGCAGGGGCTAACGTAGTACATCATAGATATAGGGTTTAATTTGAGGCCCTTTTTCTTAACAAAAATTTCCATGAATATAAGCCTTAAAGCTTCACCCACAACACCCCCCATTTGGTAAACAACACCAAtccaattaatattaatttctcCATACGAAGCCACCAGAACACCAAAACTTATCACAGACATTATGAGAAGCATGCGGCAGCTCATTACTTCAAGTCCTGCAGCTACTCCCAAAATGAAAACAGCTACTGGCACtgcaaattttaataaaaaagccTTATGCTTAATCACTAGTTGCTATCGGGAGACTGTTCAAATAAAGCAAGTAGTGCCTTGATATATAGATGTCATGTACAGATTATCAGATTCATATCTAAGGAAGCAACATTATAACATAAACTAAGTCGAAATTTGAGAGAATAGATTTACTTACTAATTGCTTTCAACATTTGTGCAAATGAAACAGAGATATAGAGGTAAGCAGTGTTTCCAAGCCAAAGAGTCATTGCAAACATTGCACCAATTGGGACAACTGAAGTGGCATATCTGCATGTATACAAAAtgcaatcaattttttttttctttttattgtttCGTTAAATAATTAAAGCAGAAACAGATGTATGATAACAAACAAGTAATTGATATGTTCTTCCCAAATGCCACTGCTACTCTAATGTTTATGAGGTATTCATTCATACAAACTTTCATACATAAATAGAAAAGAGAAACCAGATACGCTTAGCACAAGCATAAAAGTGGTTCTTGAGAAATCGAGTTGCCAGGAGTGTAGGATTGTATATAATTTCACACAGTTAGTTTTAATGTTTTTAGAATAACAATGGCAGGTACTATGTGTAGGTAATGCAAATCACTGCATAGATAGTACATACATTTCCGCAGTCATCCCTTCTTCAACTTTCAATATCTGCAAGGAGGTGTGATTGAAATTACACAGTTGTAAAACCAGATAGTATACCTTAGGTGGGAAAAAAGGCGTCATAAATTGGCAATATTACCTTGAAAAATTTGGTCAAACCGAAACATAATACAGAGGAGAAGATCATATGAAGTAGAGTTAATCCAAGAGGGTATGGGAAATTTATTTCCTTTGATGACAAAACCCACTGCAAGTTAAAAACTCAGGGTAAGTATCACAATATAGAGCAAGTATCTTATATAAACAACACTACTGAAATCAAGTATGTGACTATTTTTGAACATTGATGTATGGGCTGCAACACACTAAAAACTCAATGACATCGATAAGAAGCCACATCAAACTCTATATCCTCTACTGACGTCTAAATCCTTTCTATTTGTCGTACTTGAAGACTCAGGGGCAATATAAACATAATTACTGCTCTCTTGATGGTCATTACTCTTAGTTGTAAGAAGATACAGCATAGGATGACCATAAAAAGTATCTCTCCTGAACTTCTAACATACAAAGGTTCCACAGTATAACATCTGAAGACATATTACAATACCTGTTCAGCCAAAGAATGCCATAACTTTTTCCAAAAAGAGTTGCTGATAGAATGTGCATCCGAACGAGCTCTTTTCTActtcaataatttaaattgattGTCCATGTCATTTTTGTGGGTTGAACACCTCGTGCCAGATGTAAAAGCTTCCAACTATGTGCTAGTTTTATTGCTATAGATATATAGACCTCTGGGCCATTCTTGCAACTCTAGGCTTAAGGTGCTAAATATTATAAAGGATGATAGTAAAGAAAAAAAGTCTGTCGATAAGATGAGTGAACTCAGGGTCATAACTCATAAGTTCAAATCTCGGTACTCAGGGTCACAATTACCTGATTAAATGCAAAAGGCAGGGAATTTTGGCACCAGCTAGACATATCTCATTGATTAACCACTAATCTTCAGCCAACGTTGaaattacaatttaaaatttttgtgaGTTTCAGTTCAAGCCTGTCAAACAAGAAATGCACACATGCTGCATGCACTCCATTATCGGTGAACGGTATACGTATTCAGTTCTTCCGATGTGGATGCATCTATATATATTGGTAGAGAAATTAGTTGTAGTTTAGGCCTGTGCATTGGTTGGAGAAATTTCAACAAGTCCATGGATGGTATCATGCACAGGGGTTCCGCATAATACTCCAAGACCGTATagattgattaaattttttatgttggaACTAAAGCTGCCTAGGTTCTGCTTACAAGCTGAGGTTCCCAAAGCTTCTTCTGCCTCCTAGCTCTGTAGTGCTTCTTAGAACAAATTGTGTGAATGGTTGGGTCTAAAATTTGATGATGGAAGTTGAAGCCTGAAAACTATTGAATGTAAGGTTGTTGCTCTAATCCACATTACAGATACTTTATTTGAGTTCTACTTCATATATAGTATACTTAGATCATTGTATTCATGCATTCCCATGGATGAACACCATGAGATAAAGTTGGAAGGTTGCCGTCCTTTTGGTTGTTGCATTGATCAAGTTGTTACGGTAGTACCCTGGAATCTGATCCATATCAATATTCACAGCAATGCTCTCATACAATGGTAATAAGCGACTCTATTTTAGACCTTATATTGTTGGGAAGAGCCCTAAATTGGATCTTATACACTGGGATCATAAAACCCCATTAAAATTCTTTAGAATTGGGGACGGAAAGATGGATATAGATAACAGATACCAATAGAAAAAGACATGACCATCGGCCAGAGAGAAGCAAACAAAAGCCAGATATAACTACATAAAAACACAAACTACTAATACATAAAGATACAAACTAGTAATGAATCCATCAtcattttttgttcttttttccGCCGAGGCTGATACATCAGCACTCCTTAAAACCCACAACCACAAAATTGCCAAGTGACTTATCTGGGAACTCACCAGTATGATTATAACGTAAAGTGCCCTCCTCGGCAATTACATTAATCAAACACAACAACACCACGATTCAAGTTGAAATTCATTTCAATAAAAATGGCAACTTTTCCAACATACTTTCTTGTTTGCAAAAAATTAAGCAACCCAATTGATACAAAATTGCAATAGCAAGATAATATGTAGGTACAACATAGATTTGGGGTACCTTGTTAAAGAAGATCTGACCAGCGGAGAGGCAGATGTAGAGGAGAATGTAAGCATATGTTATATACTCTTTGCCCACCATTCTTCTCATTCGACCCTCTGCCATTTTCAATAAATGTTTCTCCTGGGATTTGATTAAACGCTGCCGCTATTTAAGTACTGCTGCTCACTGTATCATGCTAATGGAATGCTGCTTAAAAACGGGTTAAAGTCAAGAGAGGGAGTATTGTTCATGTTATGCGCGTGAGTGCCTCAGGTTCAGGGCTGCTCAAGCAAAATACTCAATTA of the Daucus carota subsp. sativus chromosome 4, DH1 v3.0, whole genome shotgun sequence genome contains:
- the LOC108216196 gene encoding probable sugar phosphate/phosphate translocator At3g14410, encoding MAEGRMRRMVGKEYITYAYILLYICLSAGQIFFNKWVLSSKEINFPYPLGLTLLHMIFSSVLCFGLTKFFKILKVEEGMTAEIYATSVVPIGAMFAMTLWLGNTAYLYISVSFAQMLKAIMPVAVFILGVAAGLEVMSCRMLLIMSVISFGVLVASYGEININWIGVVYQMGGVVGEALRLIFMEIFVKKKGLKLNPISMMYYVSPCSALCLLIPWIFLEKSKMDAQGSWSFQPLVLILNSLCTFALNLSVFLVISHTSALTIRVAGVVKDWVVVLLSALLFADTKLTLINLFGYAIAIAGVAVYNNSKLRKEVGQSTPDESQHDESEPLTSSAVSTK
- the LOC108219057 gene encoding ubiquitin carboxyl-terminal hydrolase 25, with amino-acid sequence MALQMTWQQQSNNSKQRKINRPPLGLKNLGNSCYLNSVLQCLTYTPPLANFCLKSQHTSLCDLAVAERDRKSDCPFCILERRIVRSLSSDLTLDAPYKLNNCLRLFAEHFRLGRQEDAHEFLRYVIDACHNTCLRLKKLQQHRRKAVVNGGKAVVNGGGGGSDGIGGSSVVKDIFGGALQSQVKCLSCGKESNKVDEIMDISLDVMHSGSLKEALHKFFQAEVLDGNNKYKCDNCKKLVAAKKQMSILQAPNVLVIQLKRFEGIFGGKIDKAIAFEEVLVLSSYMCKASQDPHPEYNLFASIVHSGFSPDSGHYYAYIKDPMNRWYCCNDSFVTLSTLKEVLSEKVYILFFSRTKQRPVTTSTESTTNGIKYNGINGNGTSKVLKAGPHKVVSMKQAGDPSCDEDKLTLSKVDNAPSSPKMPIKNNGKSNVKQISTPVNNVKLVFHKKESSEKNGDVKSLNFKKKTESNGLPFKDTNGISKSSDIVIDGERSHSVLLPNGKDSIVSTSNNSSAAKSNSPSQQLLGNGSISSLEPTLAFTQKLQEENSCTLSAEDAMSNLGIENSNSNERTAESCNDGQTHLNLDKMSFKRKLQPEDSYISLAEGNKSYARPGETNFKSELQGNDMCILLADDAESRRKLQELKATLEKEASQVLRSCGWSDDVHDFMRSKIFCEAGSESVSRNYKKRSLIEEARKKFAPRIPESLKGNLIKRLRSFSEDKQFSCP